One part of the Armatimonadota bacterium genome encodes these proteins:
- a CDS encoding alpha amylase C-terminal domain-containing protein: MGNVVTPVGTSFRTYAPFADSVAIAGQFNGWDGTSAQMPEESAGYHSIFYRGATNGQQYKYVIRNGAQTLWRTDPYGPKLTSSVGNSVIYDQNAFAWQSQFTMPDWNKLVIYEMHIGTFNDLPGGGPGTFYTAIQRLDELRDLGVNAVELLPVNEFPGDFSWGYNGSNPFAVESAYGGPEGLKAFIDAAHARGIAVLLDVVHNHYGPNDLDLWRYDGWSVGNYGGLFFYNDARANTPWGPRPDFGRGFVRQYIRDNALMWLEQFRADGFRWDSTLTMRTTDWGDNPDGWSLMQWINDEVDSRQPWKINIAEDLQGNSWITKATGAGGAGFDSQWTPNFVHPMRRVMTAVNDNGRNINDLTSSITDGYNGNWLQRVVYTESHDEVANGRSRVPQEIDPGNPGSYWARKRSTLGAAVMMTVPGIPMLFQGQEFLEDGYFQDTDPLDWSKMTTFAGVRQLYKDLIALRQNNAGTTRGLCGPNLNLYHVNDGAKVVAYHRWDQGGPGDDVVVLVNFSNTQFPAYTVGLPRAGRWEPVFNSDWSGYGSDYLNTFTAPVDAQAIPMHGLGYRGTFALGPYSCVILRLAP; encoded by the coding sequence ATGGGGAACGTCGTCACCCCGGTGGGTACGAGTTTCCGGACTTATGCGCCCTTTGCCGATTCGGTGGCGATCGCCGGCCAGTTCAATGGCTGGGATGGCACTTCTGCCCAAATGCCCGAAGAAAGCGCCGGATACCACAGCATCTTTTACCGTGGAGCAACAAACGGGCAGCAGTACAAATATGTGATTCGCAATGGGGCGCAAACCCTCTGGCGCACCGACCCCTACGGCCCAAAACTCACGAGTTCCGTCGGGAACAGCGTCATCTACGATCAAAACGCCTTTGCCTGGCAAAGCCAGTTCACGATGCCCGATTGGAACAAGCTCGTGATCTATGAAATGCACATCGGCACGTTCAACGATTTGCCTGGCGGGGGCCCTGGCACGTTCTATACGGCCATCCAAAGGCTGGACGAACTCCGCGACCTAGGGGTCAATGCGGTTGAGCTCCTACCAGTCAATGAATTCCCAGGTGATTTCAGTTGGGGATACAACGGCAGCAACCCCTTTGCGGTTGAAAGTGCCTATGGCGGCCCCGAGGGCCTCAAGGCCTTCATCGACGCCGCTCATGCCCGGGGGATCGCGGTTTTGCTGGACGTCGTCCACAACCACTACGGGCCCAATGATCTCGACCTCTGGCGATACGACGGCTGGTCGGTCGGCAACTATGGCGGATTGTTTTTTTACAACGATGCCCGGGCTAATACTCCGTGGGGGCCACGTCCAGATTTTGGGCGGGGGTTTGTGCGCCAATACATCCGTGACAATGCCTTGATGTGGTTGGAACAATTCCGGGCCGATGGGTTCCGTTGGGACAGCACCCTGACCATGCGGACTACCGATTGGGGCGACAACCCCGATGGATGGAGCCTGATGCAATGGATCAATGACGAGGTCGACTCTCGCCAACCGTGGAAGATCAACATCGCCGAGGATTTGCAAGGCAATTCGTGGATCACCAAAGCTACAGGGGCTGGGGGGGCCGGCTTCGACAGCCAGTGGACTCCAAATTTTGTCCACCCGATGCGCCGGGTAATGACCGCCGTCAACGACAACGGCCGAAACATCAACGACCTAACGAGTTCAATCACCGACGGCTATAACGGCAACTGGCTCCAGCGGGTTGTCTATACCGAATCCCACGACGAAGTTGCCAATGGCCGGTCGCGCGTCCCGCAAGAAATCGATCCTGGCAACCCGGGCTCGTACTGGGCGCGCAAACGCTCGACCCTGGGGGCCGCCGTGATGATGACCGTGCCCGGGATTCCTATGCTCTTCCAGGGCCAAGAGTTTTTGGAAGACGGCTATTTCCAAGATACCGATCCGCTAGATTGGTCGAAAATGACGACCTTTGCTGGGGTTCGCCAGCTGTACAAAGACCTTATCGCCCTGCGCCAAAACAACGCGGGTACGACGCGGGGGCTCTGCGGGCCGAACCTGAACCTTTACCACGTGAACGACGGAGCAAAGGTCGTCGCCTATCACCGCTGGGATCAAGGGGGGCCAGGCGACGACGTGGTGGTTTTGGTGAATTTCAGCAACACCCAGTTCCCTGCCTACACGGTTGGGCTTCCCCGCGCGGGCCGGTGGGAGCCAGTCTTCAACAGCGACTGGAGCGGCTACGGCAGCGATTACCTCAACACCTTCACTGCTCCGGTGGATGCTCAGGCGATCCCAATGCATGGCCTCGGCTATCGGGGAACTTTCGCCCTTGGGCCGTATTCGTGCGTGATCTTGCGCTTGGCCCCCTGA